The Filimonas lacunae genomic sequence GATGATATCAGTATTGCCACAGACGGTATACTCACTTTTACCCGCATTGCAGAGAAGCAGGATACCGGCACAATAGATCCCATCCATTTACTGCTACAGGATAGCGAGAAGAACCATGACGAAGACATGCTACAGTTAAAGCTGAAAAAGCTGGAACATGTATATGGTCTGAAACCAACAGACGATCTGGCTGTTATCAGAATAAGTCGCAGTGCTACTACTTAAATCCCCTCCTTACATCCAGGTTCAAACACGGCAGTATCAGTAGTAAAAGGGGTATTTCAAAGCTTGCGCTACAGCCGCTATTAAACTACGCCGCATGAACTACGATTTGCATGTAGGCACTATATTGGGCTTATCAGGTAAGGTTCTTGTTTTCTGTACTACTTTAATAGGTGCATCCTTACCGGTTACCGGGTTTATTATCTGGTGGGGTAAAAAGAAGAAAGGCAGTAAGAAAGCCGGCAAAAAAGCAGTTACCGCTAAAGCCGAAAACGTTACGGCATAGATGATTCTTTATAAGACGCATAAGGGGCAGTTGCTACAATATCAGCCACTGCCCCTTATTTTATGTCAATAGCTGTTGTTCCTTATTCATCCTTATACAACTCGCTAAACTTATCGTATGCTTTGCTAAGCGCCGCATTAGCGGTTTCCAACACTTCAGGCTCCAGCTGTGTTGTGCGGGAAGTGTGTTTTAAAAATGCCTGCTGATTTTCTAACACTACATGCGCCATCACCGTTTTATCACCCCAGAAATAATCATAAATAAGCGCAAAACCTTTTTCTCCCGGCTCCATAAAAGTTGCCAGGCTTTTCACCCAGGCTAGTGTAGGCAATATTTCCTCATAGTTTTCACTTAAAAACAATACACTGAAAGTCCACACGCTTTCCTGCGCATTTTCATCTTCATAACATCCCAATTGCGGAAGCGCCAGAAACCCGGTGGCAATATCACCGTTATTTTTTGAATCATAAAATTTCGGCACTTGCGTAAGTGGTGATGGACTGTACATTTCCCGGCTGTTCCACCAGGCAGTCCAATCTTCATCTACTTCATGGGCAACAGATTCGGATTGAAAAAATTGCGCTAATCGTTCCTTGCTGATAGGAACGTGTACGTACAAGGAGTTTTGTTCAGACATAGATTATTCCATTACATGTTTATTGCTAAAAGGCACTGCAATATAAAAGAAAACACAACACTCTCTTAGTATGCCCTTCCGCAACACAACAGACGCCATCAGGTTAACATTACTCTATTTTTGACGCAACAGTACCTATCTCATCCGCAGCAGTAAACGCTTTAAAAGTCAACTCCCACACCAGCCATAACCACACAATAAAACAAGGCAGGGTTTTTAAAGAATAAGGCCGGATAAAATGATTACGGATATAGGCCGGGAACAAGTCTGTAGGCGACAAACTGGTTACCAATAACACAAACACCAA encodes the following:
- a CDS encoding PepSY domain-containing protein encodes the protein MNYDLHVGTILGLSGKVLVFCTTLIGASLPVTGFIIWWGKKKKGSKKAGKKAVTAKAENVTA